The DNA sequence TCGGCAGCTTCCTTCACAGCCTTGTATACTTCAAGCGGGTCATTGCCGTCAACAGTCACGCCAGGCATCCCATAGCCGACAGCACGGTCGGCAACATTTTCGCATGCCAGCTGTTTTTCAATCGGGACGGAAATGGCATATTTGTTATTTTCACACATGAAAATGACAGGAAGCTTATGGACCCCTGCAAAGTTTGCACCTTCATGGAAGTCACCCTGATTGGAGGATCCTTCTCCAAAGGTAGTGAAGGTTACAAGGTCCTTTCCTTCCATCTTTCCTGCAAGGGCAATTCCTACAGCATGAGGAACCTGTGTTGTAACTGGGGATGAGCCCGTTACGATTCTGTTTCTCTTCTGCCCAAAGTGGCCCGGCATCTGACGGCCTCCCGAGTTCGGATCTTCAGCCTTTGCAAAACCTGACAGCATCAGCTCTGTTGCCGTCATCCCGAATGTAAGCACTACGCCCATATCGCGATAGTATGGCAGTACATAATCCTTATCAGTGTCAAGGGCGAAAGCAGCGCCTACCTGTGCTGCCTCCTGCCCCTGGCAGGATATAACGAAGGGGATTTTGCCTGAACGATTTAAAAGCCACATCCGCTCATCAATCCGGCGGGCAAGCAGCATGGTCTCATACATTTCCAATACCTTATCATCGCTTAGCCCTAAATCTTTATGACGATTTTCAGCCATTTGTTTGCCTCCTCAAAATTCAATATGTAGCAGGAGCACGAGACTCCTTTTTGCTGTTAATGATCTTATAAAATCAGATATAAGCGGGTAAGCATCCTCCGCTTTTCTTTCTGTCCAGCTCCGGCGGCTAGAGCCTCGAGTCATAAGCCACCCAAGAATTAAAGGCAAAGAACGCCTTTTATTCTTGGGCGTCTTGTGCTTGTCGGCTCTGGGCAAGCCGCCTCCGCATTTCTAGCCATGTATAGCTTTGCCGTCTACTGCGAGGGCTGCTTCTCCGATGGCTTCGGAAAGGGTTGGGTGCGGATGGATGGTGTGAGCTACTTCCCATGGTGTAGCATCCAGCACCTTTGCCAGTCCGGCCTCGGAAATCATATCTGTGACATGAGGGCCGATCATATGGACCCCAAGGATATCATCTGTTTCTTTATCAGCGACAATTTTGACGAAACCGTCCGATTCCCCGAACACAAGGGCTTTGCCGATAGCACGGAAGGAGAATTTGCCTGTCTTTACATCATGGCCCTTTTCCTTTGCTTCATCCTCTGTCAGCCCCACACTCGCAGCTTCAGGTGAGCTGTATATGCATTTGGATATCAGGCTGTAATCCAGCGGTGAAGGATTTTCATTTGCGATATGCTCCACTGCAGTGATTCCTTCATGGGAAGCCACATGGGCGAGCTGCAGTCCGCCGATGACATCGCCAATTGCGTAGATATGCGATTCTTTTGTCTGAAAATATTCATTGACCGAAATAAACCCTTTTTCAATCTGGATGTCGGTGTTTTCAAGACCGATGCCTTCCGTATTAGCCTGGCGGCCCACAGAAACGAGGAGCTTTTCAGCAGAGAATTCCTTCTTCTCGCCTTTAATTTCAGCAGAAATTTTCACTTCTTCACCTTTTTGGAGCGTTTCTGGAAGGACCTTGGCCCCAACAGCAAACTTAACGCCTTTTTTCTTCATCAGCCGCTGCATTTCCTTGGAGATCTCCCTATCTTCTGTTGGAATGATGCGGTCTGCATACTCGATGACTGTAACTTCTGATCCGAAATCGGAAAGCATGGAAGCCCACTCAATGCCAATTACTCCGCCGCCTACAATAATAATAGACTTTGGAATCTCGGTCATCTCGAGTGCTTCGTCAGATGTCATCACCTGGGTTCCATCTATTTCGAGTCCAGGGAGCGTCCGCGGGCGGGACCCCGTGGATACGATGACGTTTTTGGGAATCAGCATTTCATTCTCGCTGCCATTGTTCATTTCAACTGAAATGGTTCCCGGCATAGGAGAAAAAATGGATGGGCCCAGGATTCTGCCAAGACCTTCGAAGACATCGATTTTCCCTTGCTTCATCAGATGCTGGACACCTTTATGGAGCTGGTCAATAATCTTGTTTTTCCTTTCCTGCACCTTGCCGAAGTTGACCGAAACATCTCCTGTTAAAACGCCGAACTCTTCAGCATGGCGGGCGGTGGCATATACTTCTGCACTTCTAAGGAGCGCCTTGCTCGGGATGCATCCGTTATGGAGGCAAGTGCCCCCCAGTTTCCCTTTTTCGACAACTGCCGTCTTTAGGCCCAGCTGTGAAGCGCGGATGGCGGCTACATAGCCCCCTGTGCCTCCGCCTAGTATGACTAAGTCGTATTCTTGTGCCAATTCTATTCCTCCTAAACCGTTGCTTTATTTTTTTCCGAGCCGGGATAATTCTTTTCTGCTTCCTCGCCGCGCAGCACCCTCAGGGCTCCTTCTGCCAGTGCCTGAAGCTCGTTCTCACCAGGCTGCACAATGACATCCGCTATCCAATTGATCCGGCTGCTTATATCCTTGATGAATTCCTTCCCGTAGGCTAGTCCGCCTGTCAAAATAATGGCATCCACCCTGCCGGATAGGGCTGCACCTGCCGATCCAATCTCCTTGGCGACCTGATAGGCCATCGCGGAGTAGACCAGCTTAGCTTCTTCACTGCCCTTTTCAATCATTTTTTCGACCTCGACCGCATCGTTCGTCCCCAAATAACCGACAAGGCCGCCCTGGCCAACAAGCTTTTTCATGATTTCATCGCGATAGAAGTCCCCTGAAAAACAAAGGTCCACCAGATCTCCTGCCGGGACGGTGCCTGCCCTTTCCGGGCTGAATGGGCCATCTCCATGAAGCCCGTTGTTCACATCAGCGACTTTTCCCATCTTATGGACGCCCACAGTGATCCCGCCGCCCATATGGGCAACGATCAGATTTAAATCTTCATATTTCCTGCCCAGCTTTTTAGCGACCCGTCTGGCTACCGCTTTCTGATTAAGGGCATGGAAGATGCTCTTTCTTTCGATCAGGGCAAATCCTGAAATCCTCGCAATATCTTCAAGCTCGTCCACTACGACAGGATCTACTATATAAGAAGGAATGTTAAGGCCTGACGCTATTTCGAAGGCAATGATCCCGCCGAGATTGGATGCGTGCTGGCCTGAATAGCCTTCCCTCAGATCGCGGAGCATCTCTTCATTTACCCCGTATGTGCCCCCCTCGATCGGCCGCAGAAGACCGCCGCGCCCGCAGACGGCATCAAGCTTGGAAATATTCATGCCTTCTTGGTCCAGTGCTTCGAGGATTGTCCTTTTCCTGAAGGCATATTGATCGATGATTTTTTCAAATGAATTGATTTCCCCGGAATCATGGCGGATCGTCTTTTCAAAAATGGATATATCATTATCGAATACTCCGATTTTCGTGGAAGTTGAACCTGGGTTGATTACGAGAATTCGATGGTTGTGTACCTGCAAGATTAAACCTCCAATTCAGATTGTCTCTTTCTATCATTATAGCCGCTGGATATGCTGCTATATCATTAAAATCAAAGAGGCTGAATAAATTATTCAGCGCTCTTGTTGTCCTTTTTCAGCAGTCCCCGGGTTAGCGCCTGCTAAGGATGTGGTGCCCGTTCTGAAGAAATTGGCTCCGTGAATTACGCATTCTTTCAATTCTTTCCTCAGCCATACGGTCAGCGGCCTTATAAGTAGGAATAGCGTCTCTTTTGGCGATTTCAATTACTTTTTCAATATTGTTGTAAATGGTCTCAACTTTTTTCATAGCCCTGTCGCGGTTATACCCGTACAGCTCGTCAGCTACATTGATGACCCCGCCGGCATTGATGACATAATCAGGGGCATAGACGATTCCCATTTCATGGATCAGATCACCGTGAGCAGTATCTTTCAGCTGGTTGTTGGCTGCACCGGCAATTACCTTGGCCTTCAGCTGAGGTATGGTTGAATCATTGATGACAGCTCCCAGGGCACATGGTGCATAGATGTCACATTCTACTCCGTAAATCTCATCCGGATTCACTGCCTTTGCACCAAACTCATCGACTGCGCGCTGAACTGCCTCTTTGTTGATATCAGTCACAATCAGACTTGCGCCTTCTTCATGCAGATGGCGGCAAAGATTGAATGCCACATTTCCTACTCCCTGCACGGCAATGACTTTCCCTTCCAGTGAATCGCTGCCGAAAGCTTCTTTTGCAGCTGCCTTCATTCCGCGATATACGCCGTATGCCGTGACCGGTGAAGGATTTCCGGAAGAACCGAAAGCCGGTGAAATGCCCGTGACATAATCTGTTTCCTCATGGATCATATCCATGTCTGCTACCGTTGTGCCTACATCCTCGGCAGTAATATAACGGCCGTTCAGCCCTTGGATATAGCGGCCGAACGCACGGAACAGCTCCTCATTCTTGTCCTTGCGGGGATCTCCGATGATGACCGTTTTGCCTCCGCCCAGATTCAGGCCGGCTGCTGCATTCTTATAAGTCATCCCCCTGGCCAGGCGCAGGGCATCTTCAATTGCCGCCTCTTCAGACTCATACGTCCACATGCGCGTACCGCCGAGAGCCGGTCCAAGAGTTGTATCATGGATGGCGATGATTGCCTTCAGTCCTGATTGTTTATCCTGACAGAATACAAGCTGCTCATAATCATAAGTCTCCATATATTTGAATAGTTCCATTTTCATATT is a window from the Bacillus infantis NRRL B-14911 genome containing:
- a CDS encoding thiamine pyrophosphate-dependent dehydrogenase E1 component subunit alpha, translating into MAENRHKDLGLSDDKVLEMYETMLLARRIDERMWLLNRSGKIPFVISCQGQEAAQVGAAFALDTDKDYVLPYYRDMGVVLTFGMTATELMLSGFAKAEDPNSGGRQMPGHFGQKRNRIVTGSSPVTTQVPHAVGIALAGKMEGKDLVTFTTFGEGSSNQGDFHEGANFAGVHKLPVIFMCENNKYAISVPIEKQLACENVADRAVGYGMPGVTVDGNDPLEVYKAVKEAADRGRRGEGPTLVETVSYRLTPHSSDDDDRSYRAPDEVAEAKTKDPIITFGAYLKETGLMNDELEKEINDRVMKLVNEATEYAENAPYADPEHAMKYVYAEK
- the lpdA gene encoding dihydrolipoyl dehydrogenase; its protein translation is MAQEYDLVILGGGTGGYVAAIRASQLGLKTAVVEKGKLGGTCLHNGCIPSKALLRSAEVYATARHAEEFGVLTGDVSVNFGKVQERKNKIIDQLHKGVQHLMKQGKIDVFEGLGRILGPSIFSPMPGTISVEMNNGSENEMLIPKNVIVSTGSRPRTLPGLEIDGTQVMTSDEALEMTEIPKSIIIVGGGVIGIEWASMLSDFGSEVTVIEYADRIIPTEDREISKEMQRLMKKKGVKFAVGAKVLPETLQKGEEVKISAEIKGEKKEFSAEKLLVSVGRQANTEGIGLENTDIQIEKGFISVNEYFQTKESHIYAIGDVIGGLQLAHVASHEGITAVEHIANENPSPLDYSLISKCIYSSPEAASVGLTEDEAKEKGHDVKTGKFSFRAIGKALVFGESDGFVKIVADKETDDILGVHMIGPHVTDMISEAGLAKVLDATPWEVAHTIHPHPTLSEAIGEAALAVDGKAIHG
- the buk gene encoding butyrate kinase, encoding MQVHNHRILVINPGSTSTKIGVFDNDISIFEKTIRHDSGEINSFEKIIDQYAFRKRTILEALDQEGMNISKLDAVCGRGGLLRPIEGGTYGVNEEMLRDLREGYSGQHASNLGGIIAFEIASGLNIPSYIVDPVVVDELEDIARISGFALIERKSIFHALNQKAVARRVAKKLGRKYEDLNLIVAHMGGGITVGVHKMGKVADVNNGLHGDGPFSPERAGTVPAGDLVDLCFSGDFYRDEIMKKLVGQGGLVGYLGTNDAVEVEKMIEKGSEEAKLVYSAMAYQVAKEIGSAGAALSGRVDAIILTGGLAYGKEFIKDISSRINWIADVIVQPGENELQALAEGALRVLRGEEAEKNYPGSEKNKATV
- the bcd gene encoding branched-chain amino acid dehydrogenase, yielding MELFKYMETYDYEQLVFCQDKQSGLKAIIAIHDTTLGPALGGTRMWTYESEEAAIEDALRLARGMTYKNAAAGLNLGGGKTVIIGDPRKDKNEELFRAFGRYIQGLNGRYITAEDVGTTVADMDMIHEETDYVTGISPAFGSSGNPSPVTAYGVYRGMKAAAKEAFGSDSLEGKVIAVQGVGNVAFNLCRHLHEEGASLIVTDINKEAVQRAVDEFGAKAVNPDEIYGVECDIYAPCALGAVINDSTIPQLKAKVIAGAANNQLKDTAHGDLIHEMGIVYAPDYVINAGGVINVADELYGYNRDRAMKKVETIYNNIEKVIEIAKRDAIPTYKAADRMAEERIERMRNSRSQFLQNGHHILSRR